Proteins encoded together in one Acipenser ruthenus chromosome 40, fAciRut3.2 maternal haplotype, whole genome shotgun sequence window:
- the LOC131696670 gene encoding BICD family-like cargo adapter 2 yields the protein MASLLWQNPDPARVRRLASQSRRDNLSSPSLEKPFFPFPSQRRESMGSPLPPPLEHTSSELLERDLILAAELGQALLERNEELGAKLEERDREIELLKQQCYEMKLKQDSVDLEWSQHRADLESDLGLARAQLEQWQNQDRERQRVEGEELKELSNHNQRLVEQLSEAARVQHELMSELRTLREEFEERDMKNSIRTARIEGLQAENVLLLQRKSEAEKQMKSLQEENERLRSASEALREKVLEQQEREEEKEREVRTDREAEEHL from the exons ATGGCTTCCCTGTTGTGGCAGAACCCGGATCCTGCGAGGGTCAGGAGGTTGGCATCCCAGTCCAGGAGGGACAATCTGTCCTCCCCCAGTTTGGAGAAACCCTTCTTCCCATTCCCGTCTCAGAGAAGAGAGTCTATGGGGAGCCCCCTGCCCCCCCCACTGGAACACACCAGCTCCGAGCTACTGGAGAGGGACCTCATACTGGCAGCGGAACTGGGACAAGCCTTACTGGAGAGGAACGAGGAACTGGGAGCCAAGCTGgaagagagggacagagagataGAG ctgctGAAGCAGCAGTGCTATGAGATGAAGCTGAAGCAGGACTCTGTGGATCTGGAGTGGTCTCAGCACAGGGCGGACCTGGAGTCGGACCTGGGGCTGGCAAGGGCCCAGCTGGAGCAGTGGCAGAACCAGGACCGGGAGAGGCAGAGAGTGGAGGGGGAGGAGCTGAAAGAGCTGTCCAATCACAACCAGAGGCTGGTGGAGCAGCTTTCTGAG GCAGCCAGGGTGCAGCACGAGTTGATGTCAGAGCTGCGAACACTGAGGGAGGAGTTTGAAGAGAGAGACATGAAGAATTCAATCCGGACGGCCAGAATAGAAGGGCTGCAGGCGGAG AATGTTCTGCTGCTGCAGAGAAAGTCAGAAGCAGAAAAGCAAATGAAATCGCTTCAGGAAGAGAATGAGAGGCTGCGGAGCGCCTCCGAGGCTCTgcgggagaaagtgctggagcagcaggagagggaggaggagaaagagagagaggtgaggacagACAGAGAGGCTGAGGAGCATCTCTGA